CCCAGGCGACCCAGCGTGCCGGCTCCCCGGCGCCGCCGCCGCGTGCCGGCTCCTCGTGATCCGCGGTCGCGGTCCCGGACGCAGCGGCCACGGCAGGGCTCCGACTCAGCGCTCGCCTTGGGCGAGGAGGGCGTCGACCCGCTCCGCGAGGTCCCGCGGGCTGAACGGCTTGGTGATGTAGTCGTCGGCGCCGGCGGCCATACCCGCCTCCACGTCCGAGGTCTGCGCACGAGCCGTCAGCAGGATGACCGGGGTCTTGGCCAGCGCCGGGTCCGCACGGATCGTGCGGCAGGCGTCGAGACCGTTCATGCCCGGCATCATCAGGTCGAGCACGACGAGGTCCGGGGCGTCGTTGCGGCACTGCTCGACCGCCGTCGCCCCGTCACCTGCCTGCTCCACCTCGTGCCCGGAGTGCTGGAGCCGCATGACAACGAGCATGCGGATGTCCTCGTCGTCGTCCGCGACCAAGATGCGTGCCATCGACTCCCCCTTCCCTGGGACTCGTTTCCCCCGCCCACAGAAAGTCCGGCTCGGCGAGCATATCGGCGCCGGGGCCGCCCGCGCGGCGTATCAGTCGTCTTCGTGCGCCCCAGGAGTCGTCTTCTGCACCTGCATGAGGAAGTCGATGTTGTGGTGGCTGCGACGCAGCTTCTCCAGCAGCAGCTCCAGCGCCTGCTGCCCGTCCCGCCCGGAGAGCACGCGGCGGAGCTTCCAGATGATCGCGAGCTCCTCCTGGCCGAGCAGCAGCTCCTCGCGCCGGGTGCCCGACTGCACGGGGTCGACGGCGGGGAACAGACGCTTGTCCGCCAGCTCGCGGCGCAGCCGGAGCTCCATGTTGCCGGTGCCCTTGAACTCCTCGAAGATCACCTCGTCCATCTTCGAGCCGGTCTCGACCAGCGCGGTGGCCAGAATGGTCAGCGACCCGCCGTCCTCGATGTTGCGGGCGGCGCCGAAGAACTTCTTCGGCGGGTAGAGCGCACTCGCGTCCACCCCGCCCGACAGGACGCGGCCGCTGGCCGGCGCCGCGAGGTTGTAGGCCCGACCGAGCCGGGTGATGCCGTCGAGGAGCACCACGACGTCGTGGCCGAGCTCGACCAGGCGCTTCGCGCGCTCGATGGCGAGCTCGGCGACGATGGTGTGGTCGGCGGCGGGACGGTCGAAGGTCGACGCGATGACCTCGCCCTTGACGGTCCGCTGGAAGTCGGTGACCTCCTCCGGGCGCTCGTCGACGAGCACGATCATGAGGTGGCACTCGGGGTTGTTGTGGCTGATCGCGTTGGCGATGGCCTGCAGCGTCATGGTCTTGCCCGCCTTGGGCGGGGAGACGATGAGGCCGCGCTGGCCCTTGCCGATCGGCGCCACGATGTCGATGACCCGGCCGGTCATCTCGGTCGGCCCGGTCTCCAGGCGCAGCCGCTCCGTGGGGTAGAGCGGGGTCAGGTCGTCGAAGTCCGCGCGGTTCTGGGCCGCGTCGAGCTCGCCGCCGTTGATGGTGTCCAGCCGCACGAGCGGGTTGAACTTCTCCTTGCGCTCGCCCTCGCGGGCCTGACGCACCGCACCGGTGACCGCGTCGCCCTTGCGCAGGTGGTAGCGCCGCACCATCGACAGCGACACGTAGACGTCGTGGGAGCCGGGCAGGTATCCGCTGGTCCGCACGAACGCGTAGTTGTCGAGGATGTCGACGATGCCGCCGACGGGCACCAGCACGTCGTCCTCGGTGACCTCGAGGTCGGCGTCGCTGGGGGCACGGCGCTCGCGGTACGGCGCGTTCTGGTTGCCGCCCTGCCCAGGCTGGTTGCCGCCCTGGTTGCCGCCCTGGTTGCCCTGGTTGCCCTGGCCACCGCCGGTACGCTCGCGGTCGCGTCCGCGACGGCGTCGGCGTCGGTTGCCGCCCTCCTCGGTGCGGTTGTCGTCCCCGCCCTGGTTGGACTGGCTGGACTGGTTCGACTGGTTCGACTGGTTCGACTGGTTCGACTGGTTGGACTGGCTGGACTGGTTCGACTGGTTGGACTGGCTGCCCTGGTTGCCCTGGTTGCCCTGGTTGCCCTGGGTGGCGCCCTGGCCGTTCTGGTCCCCGCGGCTGTTCTGGTCCCCGCGGCCACCACCCTGGCCCTCGTCGGCGCGGTCGCGGCGGCTGCCCGGGTCGGGCTG
This DNA window, taken from Nocardioides sp. HDW12B, encodes the following:
- a CDS encoding response regulator, which codes for MARILVADDDEDIRMLVVMRLQHSGHEVEQAGDGATAVEQCRNDAPDLVVLDLMMPGMNGLDACRTIRADPALAKTPVILLTARAQTSDVEAGMAAGADDYITKPFSPRDLAERVDALLAQGER
- the rho gene encoding transcription termination factor Rho, which gives rise to MSETVGATSSSTPDAGASGAARSGGGLSGKLLPELKQIAGGLGIKGARGMKKAQLVEAIRAAQSGGQSGGQPGGSSGDSSGGRPSASSGSPSVERPVSEPTGASDRPGAGDRASTVDQGATRSSDRADNRDQDGSGQDRGGQGGRGQNGTEQSGGGQGGGQGAGGQGGGGQSGPDGREGEPKKKKNKDKDTKDKGKNKQQDAATAPAGGEAPSAGNRGEQPDPGSRRDRADEGQGGGRGDQNSRGDQNGQGATQGNQGNQGNQGSQSNQSNQSSQSNQSNQSNQSNQSNQSSQSNQGGDDNRTEEGGNRRRRRRGRDRERTGGGQGNQGNQGGNQGGNQPGQGGNQNAPYRERRAPSDADLEVTEDDVLVPVGGIVDILDNYAFVRTSGYLPGSHDVYVSLSMVRRYHLRKGDAVTGAVRQAREGERKEKFNPLVRLDTINGGELDAAQNRADFDDLTPLYPTERLRLETGPTEMTGRVIDIVAPIGKGQRGLIVSPPKAGKTMTLQAIANAISHNNPECHLMIVLVDERPEEVTDFQRTVKGEVIASTFDRPAADHTIVAELAIERAKRLVELGHDVVVLLDGITRLGRAYNLAAPASGRVLSGGVDASALYPPKKFFGAARNIEDGGSLTILATALVETGSKMDEVIFEEFKGTGNMELRLRRELADKRLFPAVDPVQSGTRREELLLGQEELAIIWKLRRVLSGRDGQQALELLLEKLRRSHHNIDFLMQVQKTTPGAHEDD